ACGAGCGCGACTTCGCACGGGGCGTCGGCGTGCTGCCCGGCTCGCTCACCGGCTCGGTCTTCGCCGACGACGCGGAGTGGTCGGGAGCGCGCGGGCTCGTCGGGGCGCTGCGCGAGCGCGTCGGGCGGCTCATCTTCAACGGCGTGCCCACAGGCGTGGAGGTGGTGCCCGCAATGAACCACACCGGGCCGTTCCCGGCGTGCAATCGCCCGGACACGACGGCGGTCGGGGCGTATTCGATCCGGCGCTGGTGCCGCCCGGTGTGCTTCCAGAACGCGCCCGCGGGGCTGCTCCCGGAGGAACTGCGGGACGGCAACCCGCGCGGGATCTGGCGGCTGGTGGATGGGGCGCGAGTGCGGGGGTAGCGCGCACGGCGAACGCCGCCCGGTACACTGGCGGCATGACGCAACGGACCGTGAACGTGTGGGCGGGGATGGTTGTGGCGGGCGTGCTCGCGACGTCGGCGGCGGGCCAGGTGCGCGTCGCGCGCCTGTTCACCGACCACGCGGTGCTGCAGCAGAAGACGTCGGCGCCGATCTGGGGCTGGGCGACGCCCGGCGAGACGGTGCGCGTGCGCACGCCCTGGAACGGCGAGGGCGCCGAGGCGGTGGCCGACGCGCGCGGGCGCTGGCAGGCGCGCCTCGACACGCCCGCGGCGGACGGCACGCCGTTCTCGATCACGGTGAGCGGGTCGTCGACCGTCACGATCTCCGACGTCGTGCTCGGCGAGGTGTGGGTGTGCTCCGGGCAGTCGAACATGGAGTGGCCCCTGTCGCGCAGCGAGGACGGCGACGCGGCGATCGCGCAGGCGGACCACCCGCTGATCCGCGTGCTGCAGGTCGACAACCGCGTGGCGGCCCGGCCTCGCACCGATGTGGATTCGCAGCACGGGTGGCGGGCGTGCACGCCCGCGACGGCCGGCGGGGTGAGCGCGGTGGCGTACTACTTCGCGCGGGACGTGCAGAAGGCGCTGGGGGTGCCGGTGGGCATCATCCAGGCCGACTGGGGCGGGACGCCGGTGCAGGCGTGGACCAGCGGGGAGGTCATCGCGGGCTTCTCGGAGTACGCGCAGGATCTCCGCGTCGTCGAGGCGATGGACCCGGACCCCAACGTGCGGGCTGCTCGGATGGCGGCCTTCGGCTCGTCGTGGTGGGACCGGCTGGACACGCACCGGGCGGGCCCCGGCAAGGCGTGGGCGGCGGCGGACTTCGACGACGCCTCGTGGGACGACGTGCAACTGCCCGCCCTGTTCGCGGGCGCGCTCGCGTCGCACGACGGGGCAGCGTACTTCCGGCGCTCGTTCGACTGGGCCGGCGGCGCGGGCGAGGCGACCATCTCGCTGGGGCCGGTGGACGATCGCGATGACGTGTACGTCAACGGCGTGCACGTCGGGGGAATCCGCGAGGACGGGCGCTGGAACTCGGCGCGGCAGTACACCATCCCCGCGGGCGTGCTGCGCGCGGGTCGAAACGTAGTGGGCGTGCGCGTCGTCGACACCGCGGGCCCGGGGGGCTTCCACGGCACGCCCGACCAGATGCGCGTCGCGGCCGGCGGGACGGGCGTGTCCCTCGCGGGCGCGTGGAAGGCGCGCCGGGGCCCGGCGATGTCGGACCTGCCGCCGATCGGCCAGGGCGCGACGATCTCGCAGTCGACCGCGAGCACGCTGTTCAACGGGATGGTCCACCCGTTGATTCCGACCGCGATCGGCGGCTTCCTGTGGTATCAGGGCGAATCAAACCGCAACGACCCGGCGCTCTACGCGCGGGTGTTCCCCGCGATGATCGAGGACTGGCGCGGGCGCTGGGGGCGGGGCGACCTGCCGTTCTACTTCGTGCAGATCGCGCCGTTCGACTATCCGGGGGACCAGGGGCAGACGGCGCTGCTGCGCGAGGCGCAGGCGAGCGCGCTCGCCCTGCCCCACACCGGCATGGTCGTGACGCTCGACGTGGGCGACGAGCGCGACATCCACCCCATCAAGAAGCGTGAGGTCGGCGAGCGCCTGGCGCGCGTCGCGCTTGCCGACACGTACGGCGTGTCGGGCGTCGTCGCGCACGCGCCGCGCTTCAGCGGGGCGACGTTCGAGAGCGGCGCCGCCACGGTGCGCTTCGACCTGGGCCCTTCCGCGGGCGTGCGGATGGCCGAGGGGCCGTCGGGCGACTTTGCGCTGGCCGGCGCCGACCGCGTGTTCTGCGTCGCCGAGGCGCAGGTCATCGCGCCCGGCGAGGTGCGGGTGCGGAGCGCACGCGTGCCCGCGCCGGTGGCGGTGCGGTACGGGTTCGACACCTCGCCCGCGGGGACACTGCGCAGCGCCGAGGGGCTGCCGGTCGCGCCGTTCCGGTCCGACGGGTGGGAGACGCCCCCCGAGGGCTGGGCGCCGGCAGAGGATTTGGGCGCCACGCCCTACCTCACGACCGAGGCGGGGTTCACGCCCCTGTTCGACGGCTCGACGCTCGACGGCTGGGTGAACGTGAACACGGCGCCGTCGACCTGGCGCGTGGAGCGCGGGATGATCCGCTGCAGCGGCGTGCCGACGGGCGTGCTGCGCACGACGACGATGTACGAGAACTTCGTGCTCGAGCTCGAGTGGCGCCACCTGCGGGCGCAGGGCAACGCGGGGCTCTTCGTGTGGTCCGACGCGCTGACGGCGCGGGGCGTGCCCTTCACGCGGAGCGTGGAGGTGCAGGTGATGACGGGCTCCGAGGGAGAGTGGTGGACGAGCGACGGGGACATCTTTCCCATCCACGGCGCGACGATGACGCCGCTGACGCCGCGGCCCAAGGGGGGCAACCGCGCGTTCCCGACGGAGAAGCGGATGCGCCCCTCGCCGCAGTGGAACCACTATCGCGTGGAGTGCGTGAACGGCGAGATCTCGCTCGCGGTGAACGGGAAGGTCGTGACGCGGGGGAAGGACATCTCGCCGCGCAAGGGGTTCATCTGCCTGGAGTCGGAGGGCACGCCGATCGACTTCCGGAACATCCGGATCAAGGAACTGCCGCCCGCGAGCAAGCCGCTCGCGCCGGAGATGGTCGCGGACGCGAGCGAGGGGTTCGTGCCGCTGTACAACGGCGTGGACTTCAGCGGGTGGAAGTTCGAGCCCGTGCACGAGGGGCACTTCACGGCGCGTGACTGGACGATCGCCTACGACGGGCGCGGGGCGGACCTGTGGTCGGCGCGGGCGTACCGCGACTTTGTGCTCATCGCCGATTGGCGGTGGTCGGGGCCGCCCGCCGACACGCTCCGCCCGGTGATCCTGCCGAGCGGCGAGGAGCAGAAGGACGCCGACGGCAAGAGCGTGATGGAGACCGTGAAGGACGCGGGCGACAGCGGCATCTACCTGCGCGGGTCGTCGAAGAGCCAGGTGAACATGTGGTGCTGGGGCATCGGGTCGGGCGAGGTGTACGGGTACCGCACCGACGCGTCGCTGCCCGCGGACGTCCGCGCGGGCGTCACGCCCCGCCGGAAGGCCGACCGCCCGATCGGCGAGTGGAACCGCTTCGTCATCACCATGAAGGGCGACCGGCTGACGGTGGTGCTCAACGGCGAGACGGTGATCGAGAACGCGCTGCTGCCGGGCGTGGCGCGCGAGGGGCCGATCGCGCTGCAGTCGCACGGCTCGCCGATCGAGTTCGCGAACATCCTGATCAAGGAGCTGGAATGACCGTGCCGCACGTCCCCTCTCACATCACCCCCGCCCCGTCATCGGACGCGCGGGCGGAACAGCCCTCGCGCCGCGCCTTCCTGGGGGGCGTGCTCGCGACCGGGGCCGGCCTGGTCGCGGCGCGTGCCGTGGCGTGCGCGGCCCAACCCGCGGAAGGTTCCAAGCCGATGACGCACGCCGCGCAGCCGGGGCCCTGGTTCACCATCTCGCTCGCCGAATGGTCGCTGCACCGTGCGCTCTACGCGGGCACGATGACGAACCTCGACTTCCCGCGCATCGCGAAGGAGCAGTACTCGATCACGCAGGTCGAGTACGTCAACGCGTTCTTCAAGGACAAGGCCCGGGACGACGCGTACCTCAAGGACCTGCGGTCGCGCTGCGACTCGCTGGGCGTGACCAGCCTGCTCATCATGTGCGACGGCGAGGGCGCGCTGGGCGACCCGGACGACGCGAAGCGCACCACCGCCGTCACGAACCACCACAAGTGGGCGTACGCGGCGAAGTCGCTCGGGTGCCACTCCATCCGCGTCAACGCCCAGAGCGAGGGAACGCCCGAGGAGCAGGAGAAGCTCGCGGCCGACGGCCTGCGCCGCCTCACCGAGCACTGCGCCACGCTGGGCATCAACTGCATCGTCGAGAACCACGGGGGGCTCTCGAGCCACGGCGACTGGCTCGCGCGCGTGATGAATCGCGTGGGGCACCCTCGCTGCGGCACGCTGCCCGACTTCGGCAACTTCTACGAGTACGACCGCTACCAAGGCGTCACCGACATGATGCCCTTCGCCAAGGGCGTCTCCGCCAAGTCGCACGAGTTCGACGCGCAGGGCAACGAGGTCCGCACCGACTACGTGCGCATGCTCGGCATCGTGAAGGCGGCGGGGTATCGCGGCGCCATCGGCGTGGAGTACGAGGGCGATAAGCACTCCGAGGCCGACGGGATCCGGCTCACCAAGGCGCTGCTCGAGCGCCTGCGCGTCGCGCCACCCGCCGCGGACGAACCCAAGGCGACGCCCGCGGGCGTATAGGGCCGGCGGCCTATCGCCGC
This sequence is a window from Planctomycetota bacterium. Protein-coding genes within it:
- a CDS encoding family 16 glycoside hydrolase; its protein translation is MTQRTVNVWAGMVVAGVLATSAAGQVRVARLFTDHAVLQQKTSAPIWGWATPGETVRVRTPWNGEGAEAVADARGRWQARLDTPAADGTPFSITVSGSSTVTISDVVLGEVWVCSGQSNMEWPLSRSEDGDAAIAQADHPLIRVLQVDNRVAARPRTDVDSQHGWRACTPATAGGVSAVAYYFARDVQKALGVPVGIIQADWGGTPVQAWTSGEVIAGFSEYAQDLRVVEAMDPDPNVRAARMAAFGSSWWDRLDTHRAGPGKAWAAADFDDASWDDVQLPALFAGALASHDGAAYFRRSFDWAGGAGEATISLGPVDDRDDVYVNGVHVGGIREDGRWNSARQYTIPAGVLRAGRNVVGVRVVDTAGPGGFHGTPDQMRVAAGGTGVSLAGAWKARRGPAMSDLPPIGQGATISQSTASTLFNGMVHPLIPTAIGGFLWYQGESNRNDPALYARVFPAMIEDWRGRWGRGDLPFYFVQIAPFDYPGDQGQTALLREAQASALALPHTGMVVTLDVGDERDIHPIKKREVGERLARVALADTYGVSGVVAHAPRFSGATFESGAATVRFDLGPSAGVRMAEGPSGDFALAGADRVFCVAEAQVIAPGEVRVRSARVPAPVAVRYGFDTSPAGTLRSAEGLPVAPFRSDGWETPPEGWAPAEDLGATPYLTTEAGFTPLFDGSTLDGWVNVNTAPSTWRVERGMIRCSGVPTGVLRTTTMYENFVLELEWRHLRAQGNAGLFVWSDALTARGVPFTRSVEVQVMTGSEGEWWTSDGDIFPIHGATMTPLTPRPKGGNRAFPTEKRMRPSPQWNHYRVECVNGEISLAVNGKVVTRGKDISPRKGFICLESEGTPIDFRNIRIKELPPASKPLAPEMVADASEGFVPLYNGVDFSGWKFEPVHEGHFTARDWTIAYDGRGADLWSARAYRDFVLIADWRWSGPPADTLRPVILPSGEEQKDADGKSVMETVKDAGDSGIYLRGSSKSQVNMWCWGIGSGEVYGYRTDASLPADVRAGVTPRRKADRPIGEWNRFVITMKGDRLTVVLNGETVIENALLPGVAREGPIALQSHGSPIEFANILIKELE
- a CDS encoding sugar phosphate isomerase/epimerase family protein — its product is MTVPHVPSHITPAPSSDARAEQPSRRAFLGGVLATGAGLVAARAVACAAQPAEGSKPMTHAAQPGPWFTISLAEWSLHRALYAGTMTNLDFPRIAKEQYSITQVEYVNAFFKDKARDDAYLKDLRSRCDSLGVTSLLIMCDGEGALGDPDDAKRTTAVTNHHKWAYAAKSLGCHSIRVNAQSEGTPEEQEKLAADGLRRLTEHCATLGINCIVENHGGLSSHGDWLARVMNRVGHPRCGTLPDFGNFYEYDRYQGVTDMMPFAKGVSAKSHEFDAQGNEVRTDYVRMLGIVKAAGYRGAIGVEYEGDKHSEADGIRLTKALLERLRVAPPAADEPKATPAGV